A section of the Dehalobacter sp. DCM genome encodes:
- a CDS encoding hybrid sensor histidine kinase/response regulator, which translates to MISTDSLSTNPELQRMLLNSNLLDMIPGGFSIATDATCKNIIHNPVTAEFLRIEPWSVYPHSTPSAPRLAIYQDGKLLSPEKMPIQRAAWYGEEIVGSELEFVWEDGISKIARWSAWPLLDADNHICGAISTMEEIKDLVHLTRKRDKQMNNLEYENCMIKRTQEALCVSEEKYRAFFDNCSDAVFITRPEGNIEAANHAACVMFQRTAEEIIALGAGGLVDLSDPRLPLFKEKRKKSLQIKAELNHIRKDGTIFPGEVSCTLFTDKYGVLKTSMIIRDLTDWKQKESQLAFQAKILSDVHEAVVAVNENYNIAYWNRMSDKLFNLRADEVLGKNFQDVFREIHPGFFGEKALTKLINSNLYHSEVVCTRDNGTKKHIEEHTSLIEGEDGEFKGIIATFRDISELKETFEELKNLKDNLTAEVEVLNIMHKLNSNFISIDNLEILYNQIMEEIVSLTHADKGCIQLFNEKERTLEIMQGYNLGSAFLEKFSSVDLENTVGGQIYKDNKRIIIENITNSRYEGSSELTFLIGEGIKSIQSTPLISSSGKFVGVLNTGYAIHKQFEEREIRMLDLLSRQAADAIERTRTEEALYHSEQRALALVEDLKKADKNKNLYINSLSHELRNPLASMMMSLSLLKIAAPDSEQAIHAKEVIERQTTQLKRLVDDLLDITRISQNKIQLKKEIIELNRVVARTAKDYKQMFAEKGVTLTIETGLEPIHIQADAARLTQAIGNLIHNSLKFTDPGEKTTVSVYKDEDNNKGVINVSDNGLGIKPEMLDDLFQPFVQADKSLEHSNGGLGLGLAIVKGIIDLHEGSIQALSEGLGKGAQFTIELPLIIDEKSNDIMRIESKQERYIGRRIVVIDDILDVAEILCALLRHLGHEVTSACTGFDGLSKIKEFQPDVVFCDIGLPGMNGYEVAKHIREDEYTKDVFLIALSGYAQAEDLERSREAGFNCHISKPVDLDTLYRVLSGGMGMETKHRVGA; encoded by the coding sequence ATGATCAGTACTGACTCTCTAAGTACGAATCCTGAATTACAAAGAATGCTCCTCAATTCCAACTTGCTCGATATGATTCCGGGAGGCTTTTCCATCGCAACGGATGCAACATGCAAAAATATTATCCATAATCCAGTAACTGCTGAATTTTTGCGAATTGAACCTTGGTCAGTGTATCCACATTCGACACCATCAGCGCCTCGCCTAGCCATATATCAAGACGGTAAATTGTTGTCGCCTGAAAAAATGCCTATCCAGCGTGCGGCTTGGTACGGCGAAGAAATTGTTGGTAGTGAATTGGAGTTTGTTTGGGAAGACGGTATATCTAAAATTGCCCGATGGAGCGCATGGCCATTATTGGATGCAGATAATCACATCTGTGGAGCTATTTCGACAATGGAGGAGATTAAGGACCTGGTCCACTTAACTAGGAAACGAGATAAACAAATGAATAATTTGGAATACGAGAATTGTATGATAAAACGTACCCAAGAGGCTTTGTGTGTAAGTGAGGAGAAATATCGCGCATTTTTTGACAACTGCAGCGATGCCGTTTTTATTACGCGTCCTGAGGGCAATATTGAAGCGGCTAACCATGCGGCATGTGTTATGTTCCAAAGAACAGCAGAAGAAATTATTGCATTGGGTGCAGGTGGACTGGTGGATTTATCTGATCCGCGACTACCTCTTTTTAAAGAAAAAAGAAAAAAATCGCTTCAGATAAAAGCAGAGCTAAATCATATAAGAAAAGATGGAACCATATTCCCCGGTGAAGTTTCATGCACATTGTTTACAGACAAATATGGGGTTTTAAAGACCTCAATGATTATTAGAGACTTAACCGACTGGAAACAAAAGGAAAGCCAACTGGCCTTTCAAGCCAAGATTCTATCAGATGTGCATGAAGCTGTCGTCGCAGTTAATGAAAACTATAACATTGCCTATTGGAACAGAATGTCTGATAAGCTGTTCAATTTAAGAGCCGACGAGGTTCTGGGAAAGAATTTCCAGGATGTGTTTAGGGAGATACACCCCGGTTTCTTTGGAGAAAAAGCTTTAACCAAATTAATTAATAGTAATCTTTATCACAGCGAAGTGGTTTGCACACGCGATAACGGGACTAAAAAACATATTGAAGAACACACGTCCTTGATCGAAGGAGAAGACGGTGAGTTTAAAGGAATTATTGCCACGTTTAGAGATATTAGCGAACTAAAAGAGACTTTTGAAGAACTGAAAAACTTGAAAGATAATCTAACCGCTGAAGTGGAAGTCCTTAATATAATGCATAAGCTCAACTCCAATTTTATTAGTATCGATAACCTGGAAATTCTATATAATCAAATAATGGAAGAGATTGTTTCCTTGACACATGCGGATAAGGGATGTATTCAACTTTTTAATGAGAAAGAAAGAACCTTAGAAATTATGCAGGGATATAATTTGGGAAGTGCTTTTCTGGAAAAATTCTCGTCTGTTGACCTTGAAAATACCGTAGGGGGTCAAATATATAAAGATAATAAGAGAATTATTATCGAGAATATCACCAACAGCCGATATGAAGGAAGCAGTGAACTAACGTTTTTGATTGGGGAAGGAATCAAGAGTATACAATCTACCCCGCTAATCAGCAGTTCCGGGAAGTTCGTTGGCGTTTTAAATACAGGTTACGCTATCCATAAACAATTTGAAGAACGCGAAATAAGAATGCTTGACCTCTTATCACGCCAGGCTGCCGATGCCATAGAAAGGACACGAACAGAAGAAGCCCTATATCACAGCGAACAACGGGCACTTGCCCTTGTTGAAGATTTAAAGAAGGCCGACAAAAATAAGAATCTATACATTAACAGTCTCTCCCATGAATTAAGAAATCCGTTGGCTTCAATGATGATGAGCTTATCTCTTCTTAAGATTGCCGCTCCGGACTCAGAACAGGCGATACACGCTAAGGAAGTTATAGAACGCCAGACGACGCAGCTTAAGCGACTCGTTGATGATTTGTTGGACATAACGCGCATCTCCCAAAACAAAATTCAACTAAAGAAAGAGATAATTGAACTGAACAGAGTCGTAGCGCGTACAGCGAAAGATTATAAACAGATGTTTGCTGAGAAAGGGGTTACCCTTACAATAGAAACGGGTTTAGAGCCAATACATATTCAAGCCGATGCTGCTCGATTAACACAGGCCATAGGAAATCTCATTCATAATTCCCTCAAATTTACTGATCCGGGGGAAAAGACAACGGTGAGCGTTTATAAAGACGAGGATAACAATAAAGGTGTTATCAACGTCAGCGATAACGGTCTGGGGATTAAACCGGAAATGCTCGATGATTTATTCCAACCGTTTGTGCAGGCAGATAAATCCTTGGAGCATAGTAACGGAGGTCTCGGTCTGGGGTTAGCTATTGTCAAAGGAATTATTGACTTACATGAAGGGAGTATTCAGGCATTGAGTGAAGGCTTAGGCAAAGGAGCACAGTTTACGATTGAACTTCCTTTAATTATTGATGAGAAGTCAAACGATATAATGAGAATCGAAAGTAAACAGGAGAGATACATTGGGCGACGAATAGTTGTAATCGATGATATTCTGGATGTCGCAGAAATATTATGTGCCTTATTACGTCATTTGGGCCACGAAGTCACTTCTGCATGCACTGGTTTTGACGGATTGTCCAAAATAAAAGAATTTCAACCCGATGTCGTGTTTTGTGATATTGGTTTACCTGGAATGAATGGGTATGAAGTAGCCAAGCATATTCGTGAAGA